In Corynebacterium nuruki S6-4, the following proteins share a genomic window:
- the rpe gene encoding ribulose-phosphate 3-epimerase: MSRQPLIAPSILSADFAHLADEIARVPRADWLHIDVMDAHFVPNLSFGLPVAEAVRSVTDTFLDVHLMIEDPARWAPDYAAFGNVTFHLEAVADVDAAVALAATLRAAGTRAGVSVKPGTPVEPLLDELAAFDTVLVMSVEPGFGGQSFMPEVLDKVRALRARIDEEGLTTVVEIDGGITPETAAPAAAAGVDVFVAGSAVFGKEDPAGRIEEIRTAAAAAGDYR; encoded by the coding sequence ATGAGCCGACAGCCCCTGATCGCCCCGTCCATCCTTTCCGCGGACTTCGCCCACCTCGCCGACGAGATCGCCCGGGTCCCGCGCGCCGACTGGCTGCACATCGACGTCATGGACGCCCACTTCGTGCCGAACCTCAGCTTCGGTCTGCCGGTCGCCGAAGCGGTCCGGTCGGTGACGGACACCTTCCTCGACGTCCACCTCATGATCGAGGATCCGGCCCGCTGGGCCCCGGACTACGCCGCGTTCGGCAACGTGACTTTCCACCTCGAGGCGGTCGCCGACGTCGATGCCGCGGTGGCGCTGGCCGCCACGCTGCGTGCCGCGGGGACCCGGGCGGGGGTGTCGGTGAAGCCGGGGACGCCGGTGGAGCCGCTGCTCGACGAACTCGCCGCCTTCGACACGGTCCTCGTCATGAGCGTGGAGCCGGGCTTCGGCGGGCAGTCGTTCATGCCGGAGGTCCTCGACAAGGTCCGTGCCCTGCGTGCCCGGATCGACGAGGAGGGGCTGACCACGGTCGTGGAGATCGACGGCGGCATCACCCCGGAGACCGCCGCACCCGCCGCGGCGGCCGGGGTGGATGTCTTCGTCGCCGGGTCCGCGGTCTTCGGTAAGGAGGATCCGGCCGGGCGTATCGAGGAGATCCGTACGGCTGCCGCCGCGGCCGGGGACTACCGGTAG
- the fmt gene encoding methionyl-tRNA formyltransferase: MRILFAGTPEPAAVTLQYLLEDSPHEVVAVLTQPDAKRGRGRTLHPSAVAEVAEAAGVPVHKWPSLKASAEDAEEVRAALRAYAADGVTAVAVVAYGQILPADVLDVFDEGWVNLHFSLLPRWRGAAPVQAAIAAGDEVTGATTFRIVPELDAGPVLGEVEEAIGQEDTADDLLTRLTYAGRELLADTLTGLETGRVTGTEQPAEGMTYAAKITPADARVDWARPAAEIQRVTRAHTPAPGAWTTLAGDRYKLGLLLPVDDYDGLAVGEVVAGKSRVLVGTGDGVLQITRIQPPGKKMMAAADWARGQGDLFAGEVRFDTAGTTGRTDTEGEN, encoded by the coding sequence ATGAGGATCCTGTTCGCCGGCACGCCGGAGCCGGCCGCCGTCACCCTGCAGTACCTGCTTGAGGACTCGCCGCACGAGGTGGTGGCGGTGCTCACCCAGCCGGACGCGAAGCGGGGCCGGGGCCGGACCCTGCACCCCTCCGCCGTCGCCGAGGTCGCCGAGGCGGCCGGGGTGCCGGTCCACAAGTGGCCGTCGTTGAAGGCGTCCGCCGAGGACGCCGAGGAGGTCCGCGCCGCACTGCGCGCCTATGCGGCGGACGGCGTGACGGCGGTGGCGGTCGTCGCCTACGGCCAGATCCTCCCGGCCGACGTGCTCGACGTGTTCGACGAGGGGTGGGTCAACCTGCACTTCTCGCTGCTGCCGCGGTGGCGCGGGGCGGCCCCGGTGCAGGCCGCGATCGCCGCGGGCGACGAGGTCACCGGGGCCACGACCTTCCGCATCGTCCCGGAGCTGGACGCCGGCCCGGTACTCGGTGAGGTCGAGGAGGCGATCGGCCAGGAGGACACCGCCGACGACCTGCTGACCCGGCTGACCTACGCCGGTCGGGAACTGCTCGCGGACACGCTCACCGGACTGGAGACCGGCCGGGTCACCGGGACCGAACAGCCGGCGGAGGGGATGACGTACGCGGCGAAGATCACGCCGGCGGACGCCCGGGTCGACTGGGCCCGTCCCGCCGCCGAGATCCAGCGGGTCACGCGCGCCCACACCCCGGCGCCGGGGGCGTGGACCACGCTGGCCGGGGACCGGTACAAGCTCGGTCTGCTCCTGCCGGTCGACGACTATGACGGGCTGGCCGTCGGTGAGGTCGTCGCCGGGAAGTCCCGGGTCCTCGTCGGGACCGGCGACGGCGTCCTGCAGATCACCCGGATCCAGCCGCCGGGGAAGAAGATGATGGCCGCGGCCGACTGGGCGCGCGGCCAGGGCGACCTGTTCGCCGGCGAGGTCCGTTTCGACACGGCTGGCACGACCGGCAGGACTGACACAGAGGGAGAGAACTGA
- a CDS encoding RsmB/NOP family class I SAM-dependent RNA methyltransferase, which translates to MGGFRARSESARETGQARSTPRGGKKNGGQNGGDGGYRRRSESHRREHAQATRRTGSGDRVRDIVFGVLRQVSEKGAFANIALPAALREQKVHGRDAAFATELTYGTLRARGLLDAVIASAAGRPVNKIDAVVLDALRLGTYEILRTRVEDHAAVNTTVELVKANGEGKAAGFANGVLRTVTRTPAATWVDRVTAGISDPVAQLALRTAHPAWIAEAFNEALGGTPEQPAAELAAALAADDARPLVHLAARPGQITAEELALVTGGEEGRWSPYAVYLPEGDPGQLEPVKEQLAGVQDEGSQLIALALLRARVDDDHGRWLDLCSGPGGKTAFIASWAMGTAVTGGAATVDAVEPAEHRATLVRNATHGLPVRVHVGDGRKPAGIDGLDIPAAGFDRVLVDAPCTGLGALRRRPEARWRKSPEDVTELVSLQRDLLRSAVGVTRPGGIVVYSTCSPHPAETSGVVRSIAAETGAVIEDATALFPEFDGAAPEESLDSAPFVQLWPHRHGTDAMFFAVLRVPA; encoded by the coding sequence ATGGGTGGCTTCCGGGCACGGTCGGAGTCCGCACGCGAGACGGGGCAGGCACGCAGCACCCCGCGCGGCGGGAAAAAGAACGGCGGGCAGAACGGCGGCGACGGCGGTTACCGGCGGCGCAGTGAGTCGCACCGCCGCGAACATGCGCAGGCCACCCGCCGGACCGGGTCGGGTGACCGGGTCCGCGACATCGTGTTCGGCGTCCTGCGGCAGGTCAGTGAGAAGGGGGCGTTCGCCAACATCGCCCTGCCTGCCGCGCTGCGCGAGCAGAAGGTCCACGGGCGGGACGCCGCCTTCGCCACCGAACTCACCTACGGCACGCTGCGTGCCCGCGGGCTGCTTGACGCGGTCATCGCGTCCGCCGCGGGGCGTCCGGTGAACAAGATCGACGCGGTGGTCCTCGACGCGCTGCGGCTGGGCACCTACGAGATCCTGCGCACCCGGGTGGAGGACCACGCCGCGGTGAACACCACCGTCGAACTGGTCAAGGCCAACGGGGAGGGGAAGGCCGCCGGTTTCGCCAACGGTGTGCTGCGTACCGTCACCCGCACCCCCGCCGCGACCTGGGTCGACCGGGTCACCGCGGGGATCAGCGATCCGGTGGCGCAGCTGGCCCTGCGGACCGCGCACCCGGCCTGGATCGCCGAGGCCTTCAACGAGGCGCTGGGCGGTACCCCGGAGCAGCCGGCCGCGGAACTCGCCGCGGCGTTGGCCGCCGATGACGCCCGCCCGCTGGTGCACCTCGCCGCCCGGCCCGGCCAGATCACCGCCGAGGAGCTCGCCCTGGTCACCGGTGGGGAGGAGGGCCGCTGGTCCCCGTACGCCGTGTACCTGCCCGAGGGCGACCCCGGGCAGCTGGAGCCGGTGAAGGAGCAGCTCGCCGGCGTGCAGGACGAGGGGTCCCAGCTCATCGCCCTGGCGCTGCTGCGGGCCCGGGTCGACGACGACCACGGCCGCTGGCTGGACCTGTGTTCGGGCCCGGGCGGCAAGACCGCCTTCATCGCCTCCTGGGCGATGGGGACCGCGGTCACCGGCGGTGCCGCAACGGTGGACGCGGTGGAGCCGGCGGAGCACCGGGCGACGCTGGTGCGCAATGCCACACACGGGCTGCCGGTCCGCGTGCATGTCGGTGACGGTCGCAAGCCCGCCGGCATCGACGGGCTGGACATCCCGGCCGCCGGCTTCGACCGGGTGCTCGTCGATGCGCCGTGCACCGGTCTGGGTGCCCTGCGGCGGCGTCCGGAGGCGCGCTGGCGCAAGTCGCCGGAGGATGTCACCGAGCTCGTCAGCCTGCAGCGTGATCTGCTGCGCTCGGCGGTCGGGGTCACCCGCCCCGGCGGGATCGTCGTCTACTCGACCTGTTCGCCGCACCCGGCGGAGACCAGCGGGGTGGTCCGCTCCATCGCGGCGGAGACCGGTGCGGTGATCGAGGACGCCACGGCACTGTTCCCGGAGTTCGACGGGGCCGCACCGGAGGAGTCGCTGGATTCGGCGCCGTTCGTGCAGCTGTGGCCGCACCGGCACGGGACCGACGCGATGTTCTTCGCGGTGCTGCGGGTCCCGGCGTAG
- a CDS encoding type I restriction enzyme HsdR N-terminal domain-containing protein translates to MSIDQAIYDLATKVRELKPIIETEEATKTAFIIPFISTVLGYDVTDPREVIPEYTADVGTKKGEKVDFAIKSGDDFRFLIECKKIGEPLNLNHASQLVRYFNLTDTEFAILTNGEVFQFYAQLDAANRMDQRPFMTLDLSSVDARLFPHLEMCTKSRFDSETIAANAEELKYVSELRKNIASELKEPSSDFVKLLAAKVTSRRMIAANMELFTRLTATAASQYLRDEANRRLRSAQDLEEPETPAAPAAAQVSESSEPDTPGGGVVTTDEERQAHDIIRAICCSEVPATDITMRDAKSYCAILFQDNNRKPIARLLFDRKVPRIITFDADKNETQHDLEAIEDIYKYADALRERVRSLAG, encoded by the coding sequence GTGAGCATCGACCAGGCCATCTACGACCTCGCCACCAAGGTCCGCGAGCTGAAGCCCATCATCGAGACCGAAGAAGCGACCAAGACCGCCTTCATCATCCCGTTCATCAGTACAGTCCTCGGCTACGACGTCACCGACCCCCGCGAAGTGATCCCCGAGTACACCGCTGACGTCGGAACCAAGAAGGGCGAAAAGGTCGACTTCGCGATCAAGTCCGGCGACGACTTCCGGTTCCTGATCGAGTGCAAGAAGATCGGCGAGCCGCTGAATCTGAACCATGCCAGCCAGCTGGTCCGCTACTTCAATCTCACCGACACCGAGTTCGCGATCCTGACCAACGGCGAGGTGTTCCAGTTCTACGCCCAGCTCGACGCCGCCAACCGCATGGACCAGCGGCCGTTCATGACGCTGGACCTCTCCTCGGTCGACGCCCGCCTGTTCCCCCACCTGGAGATGTGCACCAAGTCCCGGTTCGACTCCGAGACCATCGCAGCGAACGCCGAGGAACTGAAGTACGTCTCCGAGCTGCGCAAGAACATCGCTTCCGAGCTGAAGGAGCCCAGCTCGGACTTCGTGAAGCTGCTCGCTGCAAAGGTGACCTCCCGTCGGATGATAGCGGCGAACATGGAACTGTTCACCCGGTTGACCGCCACCGCCGCCAGCCAGTACCTGCGCGACGAAGCCAATCGCCGGCTGCGCTCGGCCCAAGATCTGGAGGAGCCGGAGACCCCGGCTGCGCCAGCCGCTGCGCAGGTGTCCGAGAGCTCGGAACCGGATACGCCCGGTGGCGGGGTCGTCACCACCGACGAGGAGCGCCAGGCCCACGACATCATCCGGGCGATCTGCTGCTCTGAGGTGCCCGCCACCGACATCACCATGCGTGACGCCAAGAGTTACTGCGCGATCCTGTTCCAGGACAACAACCGCAAGCCCATCGCCCGGCTGCTGTTCGACCGCAAGGTGCCGCGGATCATCACCTTCGACGCGGACAAGAACGAGACGCAACACGACCTCGAAGCTATCGAGGACATCTACAAGTACGCCGACGCGCTTCGGGAGCGCGTTCGTTCCTTGGCGGGGTAG
- a CDS encoding primosomal protein N' gives MARVLPLTGVPHLDRLFDYAVTDELDATAQPGVRVRIRFAGRLVDGILVERRRRTDHQGKLSDLQRVISPERVVPPQLWELVNRLADRYAGVRPDIIRSCVPSRHASAEKAGLFGDGRSWEELYGALESPADLATAAREAALDNWSAYRHADSLLGAVLAGRGPRASWLWTPGEDWPTRIAELAAAVAWDGGGVLLVAPNQREVDRITGALRRFLSAAQITELTAAVGPQARYRRYLSVLAGQGRVVVGTRSAATAPVADLRLIMLVGESDESLVDPRAPYIHAREVLRMRAEAEGPAFVVGGAHRSAEVQSWVAEGFLPTLRADPAVLHERMPWIHGLDDIFDAHASFTRLPTAGFKAVRRALDADLPALVQVPRRGYAPAVACSSCRTPARCRRCNGPLEIPAAGPGETAAAPRCRWCGAIEGHFTCTSCGGHALRMTVVGSDRTAEELGRAFPGVPVTVSGGAQVHPTVAAGARLVVATTGAEPVAESGYGAAVVLDPWLSLNRPDLRATENAVARWMDLACLVVPRAQGGELLVVSAPDVSAVQDLIRWDPEGSAARELANRAEAHFPPAVVLVAVDGTSATLGELREAWEGRPGAAELGVEFLGPVELPPGVRLPAGLGEQEAGQARRLILRAPGDRAERLGATLREAQAVRSGRRQSGPLRVVVDPVRVG, from the coding sequence GTGGCACGGGTGCTCCCGCTGACGGGGGTGCCCCATCTGGACCGGCTGTTCGACTACGCGGTCACCGACGAGCTGGACGCCACCGCGCAGCCGGGGGTGCGGGTACGCATCCGCTTCGCCGGCCGTCTGGTCGACGGGATCCTGGTGGAACGCCGTCGCCGCACCGACCACCAGGGGAAACTTTCTGACCTCCAGCGCGTCATCAGCCCGGAACGGGTCGTGCCACCGCAGCTGTGGGAGCTGGTCAACCGGCTGGCCGACCGCTACGCCGGCGTCCGGCCGGACATCATCCGCTCCTGCGTCCCGTCCCGGCACGCCAGTGCGGAGAAGGCGGGGCTGTTCGGCGACGGCCGCTCCTGGGAGGAGCTCTACGGGGCGTTGGAGTCCCCGGCCGACCTGGCGACGGCCGCCCGGGAGGCGGCGCTGGACAACTGGTCGGCCTACCGCCACGCCGACAGTCTGCTGGGTGCTGTCCTGGCGGGGCGGGGACCGCGGGCGTCCTGGTTGTGGACGCCGGGGGAGGACTGGCCGACCCGCATCGCCGAACTGGCCGCCGCCGTGGCCTGGGACGGTGGCGGGGTGCTCCTCGTCGCCCCCAACCAGCGGGAGGTCGACCGGATCACCGGCGCCCTGCGACGGTTCCTGTCCGCCGCCCAGATCACCGAACTGACCGCGGCGGTCGGCCCGCAGGCCCGCTACCGGCGCTACCTCTCGGTGCTGGCGGGCCAGGGCCGGGTCGTGGTGGGCACCCGGTCGGCGGCCACCGCCCCGGTCGCAGACCTGCGGCTGATCATGCTCGTCGGCGAATCCGACGAGTCCCTGGTGGATCCGCGCGCCCCCTACATCCACGCCCGCGAGGTGCTCCGGATGCGCGCGGAGGCCGAGGGCCCCGCGTTCGTCGTCGGCGGCGCGCACCGGTCCGCCGAGGTGCAGTCCTGGGTGGCGGAGGGGTTTCTGCCGACCCTGCGCGCCGACCCGGCGGTGCTGCACGAACGCATGCCGTGGATCCACGGCCTCGACGACATCTTCGACGCCCACGCCTCGTTCACCCGGCTGCCCACCGCCGGGTTCAAGGCGGTCCGCCGGGCGCTGGACGCCGACCTCCCGGCCCTGGTCCAGGTGCCCCGGCGCGGCTACGCCCCGGCGGTGGCGTGCTCGTCGTGCCGCACCCCGGCCCGGTGCCGTCGGTGCAACGGCCCGCTGGAGATCCCCGCCGCCGGCCCCGGGGAGACCGCTGCGGCGCCCCGGTGCCGCTGGTGCGGGGCGATCGAGGGGCACTTCACCTGTACCAGCTGCGGTGGTCATGCCCTGCGGATGACGGTCGTCGGCTCGGACCGTACGGCCGAGGAACTGGGCCGGGCCTTCCCCGGGGTGCCGGTGACAGTCTCCGGCGGGGCACAGGTGCACCCCACCGTCGCCGCGGGGGCGCGGCTGGTGGTGGCGACGACCGGTGCGGAGCCGGTGGCGGAATCCGGCTACGGTGCGGCGGTGGTCCTCGACCCGTGGCTGTCGCTGAACCGGCCGGATCTGCGGGCCACGGAGAATGCGGTGGCCCGCTGGATGGACCTGGCCTGCCTCGTCGTGCCACGGGCGCAGGGCGGTGAGCTGCTGGTCGTCTCCGCCCCGGATGTCTCGGCGGTCCAGGACCTCATCCGGTGGGACCCGGAGGGTTCGGCGGCCCGGGAGCTGGCGAACCGGGCGGAGGCGCATTTCCCGCCGGCGGTCGTGCTCGTCGCCGTCGACGGGACCTCGGCGACCCTCGGTGAGCTGCGGGAGGCCTGGGAGGGCCGGCCCGGGGCGGCGGAGCTGGGTGTGGAGTTCCTCGGCCCGGTGGAGCTGCCGCCCGGGGTCCGGTTGCCCGCCGGTCTGGGCGAGCAGGAGGCGGGGCAGGCGCGGCGGCTGATCCTGCGCGCTCCCGGCGACCGGGCGGAGCGCCTCGGCGCCACACTGCGGGAGGCGCAGGCGGTGCGGTCGGGTCGCCGGCAGTCGGGCCCGCTGCGGGTGGTCGTCGACCCCGTCCGGGTCGGGTGA
- a CDS encoding HNH endonuclease signature motif containing protein, whose protein sequence is MTTTPPTGPDDGGISYNALSAELAGPVNRAELHLVSFLTTVPSDAQLSVAQAVRRRGPRECRMYAHAADLAVRMPALFDTMVADTRYSVEHLEAIWNRINRHARALARAGREMPAEVDTQVAEAVLDWVADPGHSVGIPAVSDVTDATLVHVAEIPVAETEATEARSVELRKKDTRLILECGDPMVAAGLWETVSDAALAVRKELIAEQEARRDDLTGQDATGEDREEDSPEMAAARQTVTEVLARRAGSDGDAADAADADGDDASVADEESMPTRAEPLPPPGMARCRGEAVLGILGGRRSQLKVTVNVYTPAGGPEPRPDNGGPGPGPEPDHEPTGNDPAGPTATTAPTAPTGPTGRAGYIIGTGWVSPATTAALAETADLVRKLPALDEIRDTSCYRFTTRQRAAVIGRDVRCRFPGCQVPADRCELDHIVNSPFTDPTSHGPTDISNCACLCRTHHALKTKKVWQVCTPDNGVTLAWKGPAEVAVTTVASGPVSPSQAA, encoded by the coding sequence ATGACCACCACACCGCCCACCGGGCCCGACGACGGCGGAATATCCTACAACGCGCTGTCGGCGGAACTCGCCGGGCCGGTCAACCGTGCCGAACTGCACCTCGTCAGTTTCCTCACGACCGTCCCGTCTGATGCACAGCTCTCCGTGGCGCAGGCGGTCCGCCGTCGCGGCCCCCGCGAGTGCCGGATGTACGCCCATGCCGCGGACCTCGCGGTGCGGATGCCGGCACTGTTCGACACTATGGTCGCCGATACGCGCTATTCCGTGGAACACCTCGAGGCGATCTGGAACAGGATCAACCGGCATGCCCGTGCTCTCGCCCGGGCGGGCCGGGAGATGCCTGCCGAAGTCGACACGCAGGTCGCCGAGGCGGTCCTCGACTGGGTCGCGGACCCGGGCCACAGTGTCGGGATCCCGGCGGTCTCCGACGTCACCGATGCGACGCTCGTCCACGTGGCCGAGATCCCCGTCGCCGAGACCGAGGCCACCGAGGCCAGGTCCGTGGAGCTGAGGAAGAAGGACACCCGACTGATCCTGGAGTGCGGGGACCCGATGGTGGCCGCCGGCCTGTGGGAGACCGTCAGCGATGCGGCGCTGGCCGTCCGCAAGGAACTGATCGCCGAACAGGAGGCACGGCGGGACGACCTGACCGGGCAGGACGCCACCGGGGAAGACCGGGAGGAGGACTCTCCCGAGATGGCGGCGGCCCGGCAGACCGTCACCGAGGTCCTCGCCCGGCGTGCCGGCAGTGACGGCGATGCCGCCGATGCCGCCGATGCCGACGGTGACGATGCCAGCGTTGCCGATGAGGAGTCGATGCCGACCAGGGCCGAGCCGCTGCCCCCTCCGGGGATGGCCCGGTGCCGGGGTGAGGCCGTGCTCGGTATCCTCGGTGGCCGTCGGAGCCAGCTGAAGGTCACCGTCAACGTCTACACCCCGGCAGGCGGTCCCGAGCCCCGGCCGGACAACGGCGGCCCCGGGCCCGGCCCCGAGCCTGATCATGAGCCCACCGGCAACGACCCGGCAGGCCCCACGGCCACCACGGCACCCACGGCACCCACCGGCCCCACCGGCCGTGCCGGGTACATCATCGGCACCGGCTGGGTCTCCCCGGCGACCACGGCCGCACTGGCCGAGACAGCCGACCTGGTCCGGAAGCTTCCCGCCCTCGACGAGATCAGGGACACCTCCTGCTACCGGTTCACCACCCGGCAACGGGCGGCGGTCATCGGCCGGGATGTCCGGTGCCGGTTCCCCGGCTGTCAGGTCCCGGCCGACCGGTGCGAACTCGACCACATCGTCAACTCGCCGTTCACCGACCCGACCAGTCACGGACCGACGGACATCTCCAACTGCGCCTGCCTGTGCCGGACCCACCATGCGTTGAAGACGAAGAAGGTCTGGCAGGTCTGCACCCCGGACAACGGCGTCACCCTCGCATGGAAGGGACCGGCGGAAGTGGCGGTGACGACCGTGGCGTCCGGACCGGTGTCCCCGTCGCAGGCGGCCTGA
- the ribD gene encoding bifunctional diaminohydroxyphosphoribosylaminopyrimidine deaminase/5-amino-6-(5-phosphoribosylamino)uracil reductase RibD → MLREAVARADAAGQAVRGTTSPNPPVGAVILDAAGETVGVGATSPVGGPHAEVNALAAAGERARGGTAVVTLEPCNHTGRTGPCSEALLAAGIAEVVYVFADPGAAAGGGGDRLRRAGVAVTGPLVTASTALAGVPQFSVEPWLAAQRLGRPHVTLKYAGTLDGFAAATDGTSQWITGEAARARVHLDRSRRDAILVGAGTVRADDPRLTARRPDGGLYDHQPVRVVVGRTDVPAGAAVLPALRYRDEGLPEVLADLWGRGVVDLLVEGGPHVAASFIAADLVDAVDAYTAPALLGAGIPVVAPGPHASTTMAGIRRFTLRSVAALGGDVVSVAVRGRS, encoded by the coding sequence GTGCTGCGTGAGGCTGTCGCCCGGGCGGACGCCGCCGGCCAGGCGGTCCGCGGCACCACCAGTCCCAACCCGCCGGTCGGTGCCGTGATTCTCGATGCCGCCGGGGAGACCGTCGGTGTCGGGGCGACCAGTCCGGTCGGTGGCCCGCATGCCGAGGTCAATGCCCTGGCCGCGGCGGGGGAGCGGGCGCGGGGTGGCACGGCGGTGGTCACCCTGGAGCCCTGCAACCACACCGGACGCACCGGGCCGTGCAGTGAGGCGTTGCTCGCCGCCGGGATCGCCGAGGTCGTCTATGTCTTCGCCGACCCGGGTGCCGCCGCCGGCGGTGGCGGGGACCGGCTGCGCCGGGCCGGGGTGGCGGTGACGGGTCCGCTGGTGACGGCGTCCACCGCTCTGGCCGGGGTTCCGCAGTTCAGTGTCGAACCGTGGTTGGCGGCCCAGCGGCTCGGTCGGCCGCACGTCACGCTGAAGTACGCGGGCACCCTCGACGGCTTCGCCGCGGCGACCGACGGGACGTCGCAGTGGATCACCGGGGAGGCCGCCCGGGCGCGTGTCCATCTCGACCGGTCGCGGCGGGACGCCATCCTCGTGGGCGCCGGGACGGTGCGGGCCGATGATCCGCGGCTGACGGCACGGCGTCCCGACGGCGGGCTCTACGACCATCAGCCGGTGCGGGTCGTCGTCGGCCGGACCGATGTGCCGGCCGGTGCCGCGGTGCTCCCCGCGCTGCGGTACCGGGATGAGGGGCTGCCGGAGGTGCTGGCGGACCTGTGGGGCAGGGGAGTGGTGGATCTGCTCGTCGAAGGGGGACCGCATGTCGCCGCCTCCTTCATCGCGGCCGATCTGGTGGACGCGGTGGACGCCTACACCGCCCCGGCACTGCTCGGTGCCGGTATCCCCGTGGTGGCGCCCGGGCCGCACGCGTCGACGACGATGGCGGGGATCCGGCGGTTCACGTTGCGTTCGGTGGCGGCGCTGGGCGGGGATGTGGTCAGTGTGGCGGTGCGCGGTCGGTCCTGA
- a CDS encoding DUF664 domain-containing protein produces MDTPTTGPAQRAVVDAFLDVAAEILDGYGAALATFDDDTVNATPVPGTVNSAFALVAHVHGMAVFWGGSFIAGEDRERDRAAEFRATGTVQEAGALVAEIRDRLPEWAAVAMTEGVRNRSAKGTSRPDAAFVTPEWVLNHMLREMAQHLGHLEVCRDVVLAERADRADRAR; encoded by the coding sequence ATGGACACTCCCACGACCGGTCCCGCCCAGCGTGCCGTCGTCGACGCGTTCCTCGACGTCGCCGCCGAGATCCTCGACGGGTACGGCGCGGCCCTGGCGACCTTCGACGATGACACGGTCAACGCCACCCCGGTGCCGGGGACCGTCAACAGTGCCTTCGCCCTCGTCGCCCATGTCCACGGTATGGCGGTGTTCTGGGGCGGGTCGTTCATCGCCGGCGAGGACCGGGAGCGGGACCGTGCCGCGGAGTTCCGCGCGACCGGCACGGTGCAGGAGGCCGGTGCCCTGGTCGCCGAGATCCGGGACCGGCTGCCGGAGTGGGCGGCGGTGGCGATGACCGAGGGCGTCCGGAACCGGTCGGCGAAGGGCACGTCCCGGCCGGACGCCGCGTTCGTCACCCCGGAGTGGGTGCTCAACCACATGCTCCGGGAGATGGCGCAGCATCTCGGCCACCTGGAGGTGTGCCGGGACGTCGTCCTGGCCGAACGCGCTGACCGGGCTGACCGGGCCCGCTGA
- the def gene encoding peptide deformylase, which translates to MTALDIRLFGDPVLRTVADEVTDPSDPTLRTLVSDMFETMDAAGGVGLAANQVGVTRRVFVYDCHGDRGHIVNPVWSAVGGETQTGREGCLSVPEVGGDVTRAQSVHVTGVTVDGEPVDREVSGLLARCVQHETDHLDGVMFFQRMAADDRRTVMSGIRESEWFNR; encoded by the coding sequence ATGACTGCCCTTGATATCCGCCTGTTCGGCGACCCGGTGCTGCGCACCGTCGCCGACGAGGTCACCGACCCGTCCGACCCGACTCTGCGCACCCTCGTCAGCGACATGTTCGAGACGATGGACGCCGCCGGCGGGGTGGGTCTGGCGGCGAACCAGGTGGGGGTGACCCGCCGGGTCTTCGTCTACGACTGCCACGGCGACCGGGGCCACATCGTCAACCCGGTGTGGAGCGCGGTCGGCGGGGAGACGCAGACCGGCCGGGAGGGCTGCCTGTCGGTCCCGGAGGTCGGCGGCGACGTCACCCGGGCGCAGTCGGTGCACGTCACCGGAGTCACCGTCGACGGTGAGCCGGTGGACCGGGAGGTCAGCGGGCTGCTGGCCCGGTGCGTCCAGCACGAGACCGATCACCTCGACGGGGTGATGTTCTTCCAGCGGATGGCCGCGGACGACCGCCGTACGGTCATGTCCGGTATCCGGGAAAGTGAGTGGTTCAACCGATGA